From one Sphingomonas sp. BT-65 genomic stretch:
- a CDS encoding transketolase family protein, giving the protein MKDVATTGMFDCRDAYVRTVEELAANDDRIVAVVNDSVGSSKLGKFRERFPDRLINVGIAEQNMVGVGAGLANGGKIPFVSGAGCFLTARAMEQIKVDCAYSQQNVKLCGISSGVAYGELGATHHSIEDVAWLRAIDKLTVIVPSDPWETAEAIKAAAAHDGPVYIKISRMPVPALERPAGASFAIGKGEVLREGGDIAIVTNGTLVHRAIAAAEVLAAEGIAARVINMATVSPLDTGLIAAAAQTGAIVTAEEGLAQGGLGGAIAEYCAQHSPVRMRMLGFPGFLPTGSASWLMERFGLTAEGIAAAARDLLGHRAA; this is encoded by the coding sequence GTGAAGGACGTCGCAACCACCGGCATGTTCGATTGCCGCGACGCCTATGTCCGGACGGTCGAGGAACTCGCCGCCAATGACGACCGCATCGTCGCGGTGGTCAATGATTCGGTCGGCTCGTCCAAGCTCGGCAAGTTCCGCGAGCGCTTTCCCGATCGCCTGATCAACGTCGGCATCGCCGAGCAGAACATGGTCGGCGTCGGTGCCGGCCTCGCCAATGGCGGCAAGATCCCGTTCGTCAGCGGTGCCGGCTGCTTCCTCACCGCGCGTGCGATGGAGCAGATCAAGGTCGACTGCGCCTATAGCCAGCAGAATGTGAAGCTGTGCGGCATCTCCTCGGGCGTCGCCTATGGCGAGCTCGGCGCGACGCACCACAGTATCGAGGACGTCGCCTGGCTGCGCGCGATCGACAAGCTCACCGTGATCGTGCCGTCGGACCCGTGGGAGACCGCCGAGGCGATCAAGGCGGCCGCTGCGCATGACGGCCCGGTCTATATCAAGATCAGCCGCATGCCGGTGCCTGCGCTCGAACGCCCTGCCGGCGCGTCCTTCGCGATCGGCAAGGGCGAAGTGCTGCGCGAGGGCGGCGATATCGCCATCGTCACCAACGGCACACTGGTCCACCGCGCGATCGCTGCGGCCGAGGTGCTGGCGGCCGAGGGCATCGCCGCGCGCGTGATCAACATGGCGACCGTCTCGCCGCTCGACACCGGGCTGATCGCCGCCGCGGCGCAGACCGGGGCGATCGTCACCGCCGAGGAAGGACTTGCGCAAGGCGGCCTTGGCGGTGCGATCGCCGAATATTGCGCGCAGCACTCGCCCGTGCGGATGCGGATGCTCGGCTTCCCCGGCTTCCTGCCGACCGGCTCGGCATCATGGCTGATGGAGCGTTTCGGCCTCACCGCCGAGGGCATCGCCGCCGCCGCGCGCGATCTGCTGGGACATAGGGCCGCCTGA
- a CDS encoding transketolase: MSSVRLESRGAAGRTLEVRAAHVRERANWMRRRLLRMIVEAGQGHPGGDLSSADVLAALYFDILRVNGSSPAAPDRDRFVMSKGHCTGALYTALAGAGFFPEQELDTYLKPESRLNGHPNRAYLPGVETNTGPLGHGLPVAVGIAAAGQIDKADYRVFALTGDGELQEGSMWEAAMFAGHRGLGNLTVIVDRNRLQQGAKTEDTNSLEPLADKWRAFGWEVVGVDGHDHAALLETLDAACAPRSKPRVIIADTHKGQGVSFMRDQAGWHHGVPNAEQYAQAMAELEAEMNK, translated from the coding sequence ATGAGTTCAGTCAGGCTGGAGAGTCGCGGCGCCGCTGGGCGTACGCTGGAGGTGCGCGCTGCGCACGTCCGCGAGCGCGCGAATTGGATGCGCCGCCGCCTGCTCCGCATGATCGTCGAGGCGGGGCAGGGTCACCCTGGCGGTGACCTTTCGTCCGCAGATGTGCTTGCCGCCCTCTATTTCGATATTCTTCGGGTCAACGGGTCCTCTCCTGCCGCCCCGGACCGCGACCGTTTCGTGATGAGCAAAGGGCATTGCACCGGCGCGCTCTACACGGCGCTGGCCGGGGCGGGCTTCTTTCCGGAGCAGGAGCTCGACACCTATTTGAAGCCCGAGTCGCGGCTCAACGGCCATCCCAACCGCGCCTATCTGCCGGGCGTCGAGACCAATACCGGTCCGCTCGGCCACGGCCTGCCGGTCGCGGTCGGCATTGCCGCCGCGGGGCAGATCGACAAGGCGGACTATCGCGTCTTCGCGCTCACCGGCGACGGCGAGCTACAGGAAGGCAGCATGTGGGAAGCGGCGATGTTCGCGGGGCATCGCGGCCTTGGCAACCTCACCGTGATCGTCGACCGCAACCGCCTCCAGCAGGGCGCGAAGACCGAGGACACCAACAGCCTCGAGCCGCTCGCCGACAAGTGGCGCGCGTTCGGCTGGGAGGTCGTCGGGGTCGACGGCCATGATCATGCCGCGCTGCTCGAAACGCTCGATGCCGCGTGCGCCCCGCGCAGCAAGCCGCGCGTCATCATCGCCGACACCCACAAGGGCCAGGGCGTCAGCTTCATGCGCGACCAGGCCGGCTGGCACCACGGCGTGCCCAATGCCGAGCAGTACGCCCAGGCCATGGCCGAGCTCGAAGCGGAGATGAACAAGTGA
- a CDS encoding DeoR/GlpR family DNA-binding transcription regulator, with translation MSGERRARMLGEARRSKILEWLQEEGSARVRSLAEAFGVSEVTVRQDLEKLEADGHIVREHGGAFLKSVTQQVRAMALQHHENMEAKQRIGRAAAALVGDGETIILDSGSTTTEVAAQLTGRRDMTVITNALNIALMLGAEPGFEVHMTGGHFKAPTLSLSGDRSADYFRGLFVQKLFLATAALDLEAGLTYPALSDIPVKRAMIEAAERVILVADSSKIGLRSFSALGGIELVHLLVTDGGIRDEDRAAIEAVGVEVLVA, from the coding sequence GTGAGCGGCGAACGACGCGCCCGGATGCTCGGCGAGGCCCGCCGCAGCAAGATCCTCGAATGGCTCCAGGAGGAGGGCAGCGCGCGCGTGCGCAGCCTGGCCGAGGCATTCGGCGTGTCCGAGGTGACGGTGCGCCAGGATCTCGAGAAGCTCGAGGCCGACGGGCACATCGTCCGCGAGCATGGCGGTGCGTTCCTCAAATCGGTGACTCAGCAGGTGCGCGCGATGGCGCTGCAGCATCACGAGAATATGGAGGCCAAGCAGCGCATCGGCCGCGCGGCGGCGGCGCTGGTTGGCGACGGTGAGACGATCATCCTCGACTCGGGCTCGACCACCACCGAGGTCGCGGCGCAGCTCACTGGCCGGCGCGACATGACCGTGATCACCAACGCACTCAACATCGCGCTGATGCTCGGCGCCGAGCCCGGGTTCGAGGTCCATATGACCGGCGGCCATTTCAAGGCGCCGACGCTGTCGCTGTCGGGCGACCGCTCGGCCGACTATTTCCGTGGGCTGTTCGTGCAGAAGCTGTTCCTGGCGACCGCCGCGCTCGATCTCGAGGCCGGGCTCACCTATCCGGCGCTGTCCGACATTCCGGTCAAGCGCGCGATGATCGAGGCGGCGGAGCGAGTCATCCTCGTCGCCGATTCGAGCAAGATTGGCCTCCGCTCCTTCAGCGCGCTGGGCGGGATCGAGCTGGTCCACCTGCTGGTGACCGACGGCGGCATCCGCGACGAAGACCGCGCCGCGATCGAGGCGGTGGGCGTGGAGGTGCTGGTCGCCTGA
- a CDS encoding sugar phosphate isomerase/epimerase encodes MSNQKYGAGIWHFATYVDRYATDGYGPARSLIEMIDLAGQVDDLSVVDINYPFVDQSLSLDTVDEALERNNLSVIGITPEIYTRQFAKGAFTNPDPGIRRLANEMCNDAANVVRRFDANYVKLWPGQDGWDYPFQVDHRKLWQMSVEGIGELASQNPDLNFVIEYKPREPRCHMSYDSVSRTLLGIERMGLPNVGILLDFGHALYGGESPADSAQLAIDHGRLFGMDVNDNFRGWDDDLMAGSVHPIELFEFFYTLRKNKWEGVWQLDQFPFREDSVAVANGAISFLKGIERALDKLDFAAMQDAQDRQDAVTALRLAREALFTSF; translated from the coding sequence GTGAGCAACCAGAAATATGGCGCCGGCATCTGGCACTTCGCGACCTATGTCGATCGCTATGCGACCGACGGCTATGGCCCGGCACGCTCGCTGATCGAGATGATCGATCTGGCCGGACAGGTCGACGACCTGTCGGTGGTCGACATCAACTATCCCTTCGTCGACCAGAGCCTGTCGCTCGATACGGTGGATGAGGCGCTCGAGCGCAACAACCTCTCGGTGATCGGCATCACGCCCGAGATCTACACGCGCCAGTTCGCCAAGGGCGCGTTCACCAACCCCGATCCGGGCATCCGCCGCCTGGCAAACGAGATGTGCAACGACGCCGCCAACGTCGTGCGGAGGTTCGATGCGAACTACGTCAAGCTGTGGCCGGGGCAGGACGGCTGGGACTATCCGTTCCAGGTCGACCATCGCAAATTGTGGCAGATGAGCGTCGAGGGGATCGGCGAGCTCGCCAGCCAGAACCCCGATCTCAACTTCGTGATCGAGTACAAGCCGCGCGAGCCGCGCTGCCATATGAGCTATGACAGCGTGTCGCGCACGCTGCTCGGGATCGAGCGGATGGGGCTGCCCAATGTCGGCATCCTGCTCGATTTCGGCCATGCGCTGTACGGCGGCGAGAGCCCGGCGGATTCGGCGCAGCTCGCGATCGACCATGGCCGGCTGTTCGGCATGGACGTGAACGACAATTTCCGCGGCTGGGACGACGACCTGATGGCCGGATCGGTCCACCCGATCGAGCTGTTCGAGTTCTTCTACACGCTGCGCAAGAACAAGTGGGAGGGCGTGTGGCAGCTCGACCAGTTCCCGTTCCGCGAGGACTCCGTCGCGGTCGCCAACGGCGCAATCAGCTTCCTGAAGGGCATCGAGCGCGCGCTCGACAAGCTCGACTTCGCGGCGATGCAGGACGCGCAGGACCGCCAGGATGCGGTGACCGCGCTCAGGCTCGCGCGCGAAGCGCTGTTCACCTCCTTCTGA
- a CDS encoding polysaccharide lyase family 1 protein, translated as MLAAAGAPAAAQQLAFPGAEGAGRFSEGGRGGRVIAVTNLDDSGPGSLRAALEAERPRTVVFNVSGTIALKSDIVVTNGRLTIAGQTAPGDGITIRDRSLNIAADDVVVRYIRGRLGAASGTQQDAITVTRGRRIILDHVSASWSIDETLSASTHYDKPGDGVWDLTVQWSIIANSLRKSNHDKGEHGFGSLIRAARGAKISWHHNLWANHLDRMPRPGNYSLPSEDDKGGLFEFRSNVFYNWGKDRSGYNYDVSTHAQYNFIDNSYVAGPDSKGNFAFEEQNQLARAWWSGNSMNGAVPADQKTLVKGNIPAGYWLDAPLDVGAVASDPAPRAFERVLADAGASLVRDAVDLKIVAGVRNRTGRIIDNEAQDGGWPALRSGTAAADGDQDGMPDAWERARGLDPASADGAADRNKDGYSNLEEYLNELAAGKGTA; from the coding sequence GTGCTGGCGGCGGCGGGTGCGCCCGCTGCGGCGCAGCAGCTTGCTTTCCCCGGCGCGGAAGGGGCGGGGCGGTTTTCCGAAGGCGGGCGCGGCGGGCGGGTGATCGCGGTCACCAACCTCGACGATTCCGGGCCGGGCAGCCTGCGCGCGGCGCTCGAGGCGGAGCGGCCGCGCACCGTGGTGTTCAACGTCTCGGGCACGATCGCGCTCAAGTCCGACATCGTCGTGACCAACGGGCGGCTGACCATCGCCGGCCAGACCGCGCCGGGCGACGGCATCACGATCCGCGACCGCTCGCTCAACATCGCCGCGGACGACGTGGTGGTGCGCTATATCCGCGGGCGGCTCGGCGCCGCCTCGGGCACGCAGCAGGACGCGATCACGGTGACCAGGGGGCGGCGGATCATCCTCGACCATGTCTCGGCGAGTTGGTCGATCGACGAGACGCTGTCGGCCTCGACGCATTACGACAAGCCGGGCGACGGGGTGTGGGACCTGACCGTGCAATGGTCGATCATCGCCAATTCGCTGCGCAAGTCGAACCACGACAAGGGCGAGCACGGGTTCGGCAGCCTGATCCGTGCGGCGCGCGGCGCGAAGATCAGCTGGCACCACAATCTTTGGGCCAATCATCTCGACCGCATGCCGCGACCGGGCAATTATTCGTTGCCGAGCGAGGACGACAAGGGCGGGCTGTTCGAGTTCCGCTCCAACGTCTTCTACAATTGGGGCAAGGACCGCTCGGGCTATAATTACGACGTGTCGACACATGCCCAGTACAACTTCATCGATAACAGCTATGTCGCCGGACCCGACAGCAAGGGCAATTTCGCGTTCGAGGAGCAGAACCAGCTCGCGCGCGCCTGGTGGTCGGGCAACAGCATGAACGGTGCGGTGCCGGCGGACCAGAAGACGCTGGTCAAGGGCAACATCCCCGCAGGCTACTGGCTCGACGCGCCGCTCGATGTCGGGGCGGTGGCGAGCGATCCGGCGCCGCGCGCGTTCGAGCGTGTGCTCGCGGACGCTGGCGCGTCGCTGGTGCGCGACGCGGTTGATCTCAAGATCGTGGCGGGCGTGCGCAATCGCACCGGGCGGATCATCGACAACGAGGCGCAGGACGGCGGCTGGCCGGCGCTGCGTTCGGGCACCGCGGCGGCTGATGGCGATCAGGACGGCATGCCCGACGCGTGGGAGCGCGCACGCGGGCTCGACCCGGCCAGCGCCGACGGCGCGGCGGATCGCAACAAGGACGGCTACAGCAACCTCGAGGAATATCTGAACGAGCTTGCCGCCGGGAAGGGCACCGCGTGA
- the lldD gene encoding FMN-dependent L-lactate dehydrogenase LldD, with translation MIISSANDFREAARRRLPRFLFDYADGGAYAEETLRRNVSDLASIALRQRVLKDVASIDLKTSWFGREVALPVALGPVGISGMYARRGELQAARAARAAGIPACLSTVSICSIEEVAQAADPFWFQLYVLRDRAFMKDLIARAKAAGAAALVFTVDMPVPGARYRDAHSGMSGPNAAVRRVLQAMGKPGWSWDVGLWGRPHMLGNLLPVLGKDSGLNDYMGWLGANFDPSIQWKDLEWIREAWDGPLIIKGILDPEDAREAAAIGANGIVVSNHGGRQLDGVLSSARALPAIADAVGDRLTVLADSGVRNGLDVVRMLALGAQGVLLGRAWVYALAAQGEAGVAKLLELIAKEMTVAMTLTGVNRIEAIDRSILAEDVK, from the coding sequence GTGATCATCTCTTCCGCCAATGATTTCCGGGAAGCCGCGCGGCGGCGGCTTCCGCGCTTCCTGTTCGACTATGCCGATGGCGGCGCCTATGCCGAGGAGACGCTGCGCCGCAACGTGAGCGATCTGGCGAGCATCGCGCTGCGCCAGCGGGTGCTCAAGGACGTCGCCAGCATCGACCTCAAGACCAGCTGGTTCGGGCGCGAGGTGGCGCTGCCGGTGGCGCTCGGGCCGGTCGGGATCAGCGGCATGTATGCGCGGCGCGGCGAGCTGCAGGCGGCGCGCGCGGCCAGGGCGGCGGGGATTCCGGCGTGCCTCTCGACCGTGTCGATCTGCTCGATCGAGGAAGTGGCGCAGGCGGCCGACCCCTTCTGGTTCCAGCTCTACGTGCTCCGCGACCGCGCGTTCATGAAGGACCTGATCGCACGGGCCAAGGCGGCGGGTGCCGCGGCCTTGGTGTTCACGGTCGACATGCCGGTGCCGGGTGCGCGCTATCGCGATGCGCATTCGGGCATGTCCGGGCCGAACGCCGCGGTGCGCCGCGTGCTCCAGGCGATGGGCAAGCCGGGCTGGTCGTGGGACGTCGGGCTGTGGGGCCGGCCGCACATGCTCGGCAACCTGCTCCCGGTGCTGGGCAAGGATAGCGGGCTCAACGACTATATGGGCTGGCTCGGCGCCAATTTCGATCCGTCGATCCAGTGGAAGGATCTGGAGTGGATCCGCGAGGCGTGGGACGGGCCGCTGATCATCAAGGGCATCCTCGACCCCGAGGATGCGCGCGAGGCGGCGGCGATCGGCGCCAACGGCATCGTCGTCTCCAACCATGGCGGGCGCCAGCTCGACGGCGTATTGTCGAGCGCGCGCGCGCTGCCGGCGATTGCGGACGCGGTGGGCGACCGGCTCACCGTGCTCGCCGATAGTGGCGTGCGCAACGGGCTCGACGTGGTTCGGATGCTGGCGCTGGGCGCGCAGGGCGTGCTGCTCGGGCGCGCCTGGGTCTATGCGCTGGCGGCGCAGGGCGAGGCCGGGGTGGCCAAGCTGCTTGAGCTGATCGCCAAGGAAATGACGGTCGCGATGACGCTGACCGGAGTCAACCGGATCGAGGCGATCGATCGCTCGATCCTTGCTGAGGACGTCAAATGA
- a CDS encoding SDR family NAD(P)-dependent oxidoreductase, giving the protein MKLLEGKTVLVTGGSTGIGRAAAIGAAQHGANVAINYASSDDKAASCVAEIEALGQRGLAVKGDVALPETATDFVTKAVEAFGRVDVMVSNAGICPFHAFLDMPVETVDRTFRVNLHGAYYMVQAAANQMVKQGEGGAIVAVSSISALVGGEFQTHYTPTKAGVHSLMQSAAIALGRHGIRCNSVLPGTILTEINKDDLADQDKRDRMTARIPLGRLGESEDLAGPIVFLASEMAAYVTGAALLVDGGAFVNLQ; this is encoded by the coding sequence ATGAAGCTTCTCGAAGGCAAGACCGTGCTGGTCACCGGTGGATCGACCGGCATCGGCCGCGCCGCGGCGATCGGCGCCGCGCAGCACGGCGCGAACGTCGCGATCAACTATGCGTCGAGCGACGACAAGGCGGCGTCGTGCGTCGCGGAGATCGAGGCGCTGGGCCAACGCGGCCTGGCGGTGAAGGGCGACGTCGCGCTGCCCGAGACTGCGACCGATTTCGTGACCAAGGCGGTCGAGGCATTCGGGCGGGTGGACGTGATGGTCTCCAACGCCGGCATCTGCCCGTTCCACGCCTTTCTCGACATGCCGGTCGAGACGGTCGACCGCACCTTCCGCGTCAACCTCCACGGCGCCTATTACATGGTGCAGGCCGCGGCGAACCAGATGGTGAAGCAGGGCGAAGGCGGGGCGATCGTCGCGGTCTCGTCGATCTCGGCGCTGGTCGGCGGCGAGTTCCAGACGCATTACACCCCGACCAAGGCCGGCGTGCACTCGCTGATGCAGTCGGCCGCGATCGCGCTCGGAAGGCACGGCATCCGCTGCAACTCGGTGCTGCCCGGCACGATCCTGACCGAGATCAACAAGGACGACCTCGCCGACCAGGACAAGCGCGACCGCATGACCGCGCGCATCCCGCTCGGGCGGCTGGGCGAGTCCGAGGATCTGGCCGGGCCGATCGTGTTCCTCGCGTCGGAAATGGCGGCTTACGTCACCGGCGCCGCCCTGCTCGTCGACGGCGGCGCGTTCGTGAACCTCCAGTAA
- a CDS encoding FAD-linked oxidase C-terminal domain-containing protein, with translation MSLVMPVPDAATLARRAEIVAAMRAIVPGEGVIDDAEALRPYESDGLTAYAQVPLLVVLPETVAQVAAVLGWCHANRVKVVPRGAGTSLSGGALPLADGVLLGMAKFNRVLDIDYEDRVAVVQPGVTNLAITRAVEDMGFYYAPDPSSQIACTIGGNVAENSGGVHCLKYGLTTNNVLGVELVTIEGEIVRLGGRGLEPAGLDLLGVIVGSEGLLGVVTEVTVRILPRPETARALLIGFPDVEGAGRCVADVIAAGIIPAGMEMMDRPAIHAAEAFVNVGYPLDVEALLIVELDGPGAECGHLSGEVEAIARANGAVSVRASADEAERVAFWAGRKAAFPAAGRISPDYYCMDGTIPRRRLPEVLTRMTALSEQYGLGVINVFHAGDGNLHPLILYDANQPGQLEMAEAFGADILRLCVEVGGVLTGEHGVGVEKRDLMHTMFSKADLAQQQRVKCAFDPELLLNPGKMFPELHRCAELGRMHVHRGRVPFPDLPRF, from the coding sequence GTGTCGCTCGTCATGCCCGTCCCCGATGCCGCGACGCTGGCGCGGCGGGCGGAGATCGTGGCGGCGATGCGGGCCATCGTTCCCGGCGAGGGCGTGATCGACGATGCCGAGGCGCTGCGGCCGTACGAGTCCGACGGGCTGACCGCCTATGCGCAGGTGCCGCTGCTGGTGGTGCTGCCCGAGACGGTCGCGCAGGTCGCCGCGGTGCTGGGCTGGTGCCATGCGAACCGGGTGAAGGTGGTGCCGCGCGGCGCGGGCACGTCGCTGTCGGGCGGGGCGCTGCCGCTCGCCGACGGCGTGCTGCTCGGCATGGCGAAGTTCAACCGCGTGCTCGACATCGACTATGAAGATCGCGTCGCGGTGGTGCAGCCGGGGGTGACCAACCTCGCCATCACCCGCGCGGTGGAGGACATGGGCTTCTATTACGCGCCCGATCCCTCCAGCCAGATCGCCTGCACGATCGGCGGTAACGTCGCCGAGAATTCGGGCGGGGTGCATTGCCTCAAATACGGGCTCACCACGAATAACGTGCTCGGTGTCGAGCTGGTGACGATCGAGGGCGAGATCGTGCGGCTCGGCGGGCGTGGACTGGAACCGGCCGGGCTCGACCTGCTCGGCGTGATCGTGGGGTCGGAGGGGCTGCTCGGCGTGGTGACCGAGGTGACGGTCCGCATCCTGCCGCGGCCGGAGACGGCGAGGGCGCTGCTGATCGGCTTTCCCGATGTCGAGGGCGCGGGGCGCTGCGTCGCCGACGTGATCGCCGCGGGGATCATCCCGGCAGGGATGGAGATGATGGACCGGCCCGCGATCCATGCCGCCGAGGCCTTCGTCAACGTCGGCTATCCGCTCGATGTCGAGGCGCTGCTGATCGTCGAGCTCGACGGACCGGGTGCGGAGTGCGGGCACCTGAGCGGCGAGGTCGAGGCGATCGCGCGGGCGAACGGTGCGGTGTCGGTGCGCGCGTCGGCCGACGAGGCGGAGCGCGTGGCGTTCTGGGCGGGGCGCAAGGCGGCGTTCCCGGCGGCGGGACGGATCTCGCCCGACTATTACTGCATGGACGGCACGATCCCGCGGCGGCGGTTGCCCGAGGTGCTAACGCGGATGACGGCGCTGTCGGAGCAATATGGGCTCGGCGTGATCAACGTGTTCCATGCCGGCGACGGCAATCTCCACCCGCTGATCCTGTACGACGCCAACCAGCCGGGGCAGCTGGAGATGGCCGAGGCGTTCGGAGCGGATATCCTGCGGCTGTGTGTCGAAGTGGGTGGCGTGCTGACCGGCGAGCATGGCGTGGGGGTCGAGAAGCGCGACCTGATGCACACGATGTTCTCGAAGGCCGATCTCGCGCAGCAGCAGCGGGTGAAATGCGCGTTCGATCCCGAACTGCTGCTCAACCCGGGCAAGATGTTTCCGGAGCTGCACCGCTGCGCCGAGCTGGGGCGGATGCATGTCCATCGCGGGCGGGTGCCGTTCCCCGATCTGCCGCGCTTCTGA
- the glcE gene encoding glycolate oxidase subunit GlcE, whose amino-acid sequence MLCPADMGELCEIVAAGGKLRLRGGGSKDAIGAPCEAQIVNMRGFAGVVDYDPSELVLTVGAGTPLAEVQALVAGEDQMLAFDPFDHGAILGNDGGATIGGVIAAGVAGPARLSRGGARDHLLGFTAVSGRGETFVAGAKVVKNVTGYDLPKLMAGSWGRLAALTELTLKVLPAPRVRHTLVSRGLDAAGAVAAMARAMGSAAEVTAAAHLPDWRGDAVTALRLDGFAESVTARVAMLPEFEALEEGDALWLAVRDASPLSGALPLWRLIVAPGKAPDVVAALPHAEWLLDWAGGLIWLASNADSAVIRAAAEAAGGHATLVRASDVMRRTVPALHPQPPALAAIEARVRRAFDPDGVFETGRF is encoded by the coding sequence ATGCTGTGCCCGGCGGACATGGGCGAGTTGTGCGAGATCGTCGCGGCGGGCGGCAAGTTGCGGCTGCGCGGGGGCGGGAGCAAGGACGCGATCGGTGCGCCGTGCGAGGCGCAGATCGTGAACATGCGCGGGTTCGCCGGGGTGGTGGACTATGACCCGTCCGAGCTCGTGCTGACTGTCGGTGCGGGCACGCCGCTGGCCGAGGTGCAAGCGCTGGTCGCGGGTGAGGACCAGATGCTGGCGTTCGATCCGTTCGATCATGGCGCGATACTTGGCAATGACGGCGGAGCGACAATCGGCGGCGTGATCGCTGCCGGTGTGGCAGGGCCGGCGCGGCTGTCGCGCGGTGGCGCGCGTGATCACCTGCTCGGCTTCACCGCGGTATCTGGGCGTGGCGAGACGTTCGTCGCGGGGGCGAAGGTTGTGAAGAATGTCACCGGCTATGACCTGCCCAAGCTGATGGCGGGGAGCTGGGGCCGGCTCGCGGCGCTGACCGAACTGACGCTCAAGGTGCTGCCCGCGCCACGCGTGCGGCATACGCTGGTCTCACGCGGACTGGACGCAGCGGGCGCGGTGGCGGCGATGGCGCGGGCGATGGGGTCGGCGGCGGAAGTGACCGCGGCGGCGCATCTGCCCGACTGGCGCGGCGACGCGGTGACTGCGCTGCGGCTCGACGGGTTCGCGGAATCGGTCACGGCGCGCGTGGCGATGCTGCCGGAATTCGAGGCGCTGGAAGAGGGCGATGCGCTGTGGCTGGCGGTGCGCGATGCTTCGCCTCTGTCGGGCGCGTTGCCGTTGTGGCGGCTGATCGTCGCGCCCGGCAAGGCGCCTGATGTGGTCGCTGCGTTGCCCCATGCGGAGTGGCTGCTCGATTGGGCGGGCGGGCTCATCTGGCTGGCGAGCAACGCCGATTCCGCGGTGATCCGCGCCGCTGCTGAAGCCGCGGGCGGGCACGCGACGCTGGTGCGGGCGAGCGATGTGATGCGCAGAACGGTCCCGGCGCTGCATCCGCAACCGCCTGCACTGGCGGCGATCGAGGCGCGCGTGCGTCGCGCCTTCGATCCCGACGGCGTGTTCGAGACGGGGCGCTTCTAG
- the glcF gene encoding glycolate oxidase subunit GlcF: MQTRFTPEQLADPATASSEGAIRKCVHCGFCTATCPTYVLLGDELDSPRGRIYLIKDMLENQRKPGPETVKHVDRCLSCLSCMTTCPSGVNYMHLVDHARAYIHENYQRPWHERAVRLLLAAVLPYPGRFRAALTLAKLGRPFAPLLAGVKPLAAMLAMAPKQVPAKVPAVTRTVPGAKGRVALLQGCAEPVLKPEYRAAAVRLLNRAGYDAVFALGEGCCGALVHHMGREADGLDAARRNVDAWTREIEGEGLAAIVVTASGCGTTIKDYGFMLRNDPAYAEKAAQVSALAKDISELLVEAELPHGDGRGLTVAYHAACSLQHGQKVTEAPKRLLATAGYAVRTPVEAHLCCGSAGTYNILQPEIAGKLGDRKTANLERLGADVIATGNVGCAMQIGQRSGTPVVHVIELLDWATGGPAPAAFAHRNA, encoded by the coding sequence ATGCAGACCCGCTTCACCCCCGAGCAGCTCGCCGATCCCGCGACGGCGTCGTCCGAGGGCGCGATCCGCAAATGCGTGCATTGCGGCTTCTGCACCGCGACCTGCCCGACCTATGTGCTGCTCGGCGACGAGCTCGATAGCCCGCGCGGCCGCATCTACCTGATCAAGGACATGCTCGAGAACCAGCGCAAGCCGGGACCGGAGACGGTCAAGCATGTCGACCGCTGCCTGTCCTGCCTGTCGTGCATGACGACTTGCCCCTCGGGCGTGAACTATATGCACCTGGTCGATCACGCGCGGGCCTATATCCACGAGAACTACCAGCGCCCGTGGCACGAGCGCGCGGTGCGGCTGCTGCTGGCGGCGGTGCTGCCCTATCCCGGACGGTTCCGCGCCGCACTGACGCTGGCGAAGCTCGGGCGGCCGTTCGCGCCGCTGCTGGCGGGGGTGAAGCCGCTGGCGGCGATGCTGGCGATGGCGCCGAAGCAGGTGCCGGCCAAGGTCCCCGCGGTGACCAGGACGGTACCCGGCGCGAAGGGCCGCGTCGCGCTGCTCCAGGGCTGTGCCGAGCCGGTGCTCAAGCCCGAATATCGCGCGGCGGCGGTGCGGCTGCTCAACCGCGCCGGCTATGACGCGGTGTTCGCGCTGGGCGAGGGCTGCTGCGGCGCGCTGGTGCATCATATGGGACGCGAGGCGGACGGGCTCGATGCGGCACGGCGCAACGTCGATGCGTGGACCCGCGAGATCGAGGGCGAAGGACTCGCCGCGATCGTGGTGACCGCATCGGGCTGCGGCACGACGATCAAGGACTATGGCTTCATGCTGCGCAACGACCCCGCCTATGCCGAAAAGGCGGCGCAGGTCTCGGCGCTGGCGAAGGATATTTCCGAGCTGCTGGTCGAGGCCGAGCTGCCGCACGGCGACGGGCGCGGGCTGACCGTCGCCTATCACGCCGCCTGCTCGCTGCAGCATGGGCAGAAGGTGACCGAGGCCCCCAAACGGCTGCTGGCGACCGCCGGCTATGCGGTGCGCACCCCGGTCGAAGCGCATCTCTGCTGCGGATCGGCAGGCACCTACAACATCCTTCAGCCCGAGATCGCGGGCAAGCTCGGCGACCGCAAGACCGCCAATCTGGAGCGCCTGGGCGCGGACGTGATCGCCACCGGCAATGTCGGCTGCGCGATGCAGATCGGTCAGCGCAGCGGCACCCCGGTGGTGCACGTGATCGAGCTGCTCGACTGGGCGACAGGCGGCCCCGCGCCCGCCGCTTTTGCGCATCGAAACGCTTGA